A segment of the Georgenia sp. M64 genome:
ACGTGATGAGCCTGGCGGTCCTCAACGACGACCCCGACGACGGTGAGGCCGGCGGCCGGTGGGGGCCGGTGCGCGTGGTCAACGCCGCCCGTGAGCTCCACGGACCGGGGGTCGTCAAGCCGCTCTACGACGCGCTCGGCACCCGTATCCACCCCGGCGGCCGCGGCGGGGAGCCGGGCGCCGTCATCGACGAGGCGCTCGCCGAGGTCGGGCTGCCCGCCGAGCTGGCGCGGTACGCCACCTCGGACGAGCACGACGACGCGCTGCGCGCCTCGCACCAGCGGGCGATGGACCTTGTCGGCACCGACGTCGGGACTCCCGTCGTCGCCGTCGACGGCGTCGCCTTCTTCGGTCCGGTCGTCACGCCGGCCCCGCGCGGTGAGGCGGCCGGACGGCTGTGGGACGGCGCCGTGCTGGTGGCCGGGACGCCCGGCTTCTACGAGCTCAAGCGCAGCCGCACCAGCGGCCCGGTCTTCGACTGACGGCGGCCGCTCGCCCGTCGGCGGCCCCGGTCCTCGGGCGGGACCGGGGCGCGTCAGGACCGATGGCGTAGCGTGACCTCCCGGCAAACCCGGGAACGAGGAGGGCAGATGGCACAGGCAGGCGCGCGCAGGCTCAGCGGCGGCGAGATCGCGGTGGTGGTCGTGTCCCTGCTCCTCGTCGCTGCCTTCGTCGTCATGCTGGCGGTGCGGCTGTCGACGGCTGACGACGCCGGGGCCGCCGGGGCCGGCAGCGGGTCGACACCCACCGGGACCTCCGCCCCGGGCGGCACGCCCGAGGCGAGCACGGAGCCCCCGGCCGGTGAGGACCTCTCCGGCGTCGAGTTCGACTTCGTCAGTCCCAGCGGCAACATCGCCTGCGACATCGACGGCGAGCGCGCCCTGTGCGGCATCGCCGCGTTCGACTACGCCGAGGAGATCCCGGAGGCCGAGACCCGTGCCTGCGAGGGGACCGTGGGGCACTACCTGCAGGTGACGGCGGAGGGCGCCTCCCTCGTCTGTGACACCTCCGGGCAGGCGCCCGCCGTCTCCGCCGGCACCGCGGTGCTCGACTACGGGCAGACCGAGAGCGTGGACGGCTTCACGTGCCAGTCGAGCGAGACCGGCATGACCTGCACGCACGACGAGTCGGGATACTCCTTCTCCGTGCGCCGCGCCGGCTACACCCTCTCCTGACGACGGACGCCGCCCGAGGGTCACGACACGTCACGCTCAGTGGCCGCCGGGTGAGCGCGTGGCTTCGGGGTGAGCGCGTGGCTTGCGGGTGAGCGCGCGGCTTCGGGGTGAGCGCGCGGCTTCGGGGTGAGTGCGTGGCTTCGGGGTGAGCGCGCGGACCCGGACGCACTCGCTCACCCCGAAGCCTCGACCTCGGCGCACCGGGCTCGTGCCCCCCGATGCCACCGTGCGACGCCGAGGCGTCGCGGCCGGTCACCAGATCCGCACGC
Coding sequences within it:
- a CDS encoding disulfide bond formation protein DsbA, which gives rise to MTDTHRADFWFDPLCPWAWMTSRWMGEVERVRDVEVSWHVMSLAVLNDDPDDGEAGGRWGPVRVVNAARELHGPGVVKPLYDALGTRIHPGGRGGEPGAVIDEALAEVGLPAELARYATSDEHDDALRASHQRAMDLVGTDVGTPVVAVDGVAFFGPVVTPAPRGEAAGRLWDGAVLVAGTPGFYELKRSRTSGPVFD